Proteins found in one Methylobacterium sp. CB376 genomic segment:
- a CDS encoding glucan biosynthesis protein G, producing MTIEPSREPSRRTLLAGLLAGAALPARAQVGRAQVGPTQPGPSALPSPPPAGPTPFRFDDVVRRARDLANAPFDGGVPALPGPLAGLDYDAWRDIRFRPDKALLGDRDGPFRLQLFHLGFLFKRPVTVNVVREGVPTPIPYQAALFDLGRTKLDGPLPLNLGFAGFRLHYPLNRPGILDELIAFLGASYFRFLGRDQLYGLSARGLAVNVEAQGGPEEFPFFREFWIEVPPKNADRAVIYGLLDGAACTGAYQFLVYPGDETVVDVRVSLHPRREVAGIGLAPLTSMFFIGENDRHRSDDYRPELHDSDGLLMQSGSGEWIWRPLRNPQERWISAFQDRDPKGFGLMQRDRVFENYQDLEAFYHRRPSYWVEPQGAWGEGAVHLVELPTGNETHDNVVAYWQPRQPLAAGQAVELSYLLRAIGESESLHPGARVVNTYVARPAASGGPAEAPDPLSRRFLIDFSGGDLAYWLGDPKAVEIVPSTTRGRIVATSLVPNLHVKGFRAALDVRLDDPGQATDLRAFLRAGGRTLSETWTFPWKAA from the coding sequence ATGACGATCGAGCCATCGCGCGAGCCGTCGCGCCGCACCCTGCTCGCCGGCCTGCTGGCCGGGGCCGCGCTCCCCGCCCGGGCCCAGGTCGGTCGGGCCCAGGTCGGGCCGACCCAGCCGGGGCCGAGCGCCCTGCCGTCCCCACCGCCGGCCGGGCCGACGCCGTTCCGCTTCGACGACGTGGTCCGGCGCGCCCGCGACCTCGCCAACGCGCCCTTCGACGGCGGCGTCCCGGCGCTGCCGGGGCCGCTCGCCGGGCTCGACTACGACGCGTGGCGCGACATCCGCTTCCGGCCCGACAAGGCGCTGCTCGGCGACCGGGACGGCCCGTTCCGCCTGCAGCTCTTCCACCTCGGCTTCCTGTTCAAGCGCCCCGTCACCGTGAACGTGGTGCGCGAGGGCGTGCCGACGCCGATCCCCTACCAGGCCGCCCTGTTCGACCTCGGGCGCACCAAGCTCGACGGCCCGCTGCCGCTCAATCTCGGCTTCGCGGGCTTCCGCCTGCACTATCCCCTCAACAGGCCCGGGATCCTCGACGAGCTGATCGCCTTCCTGGGCGCGAGCTACTTCCGCTTCCTCGGGCGCGACCAGCTCTACGGCCTCTCGGCGCGGGGCCTCGCGGTGAACGTCGAGGCCCAGGGCGGGCCGGAGGAATTCCCGTTCTTCCGCGAGTTCTGGATCGAGGTGCCGCCGAAGAACGCCGACCGGGCGGTGATCTACGGGCTGCTCGACGGCGCCGCCTGCACCGGCGCCTACCAGTTCCTGGTCTATCCGGGCGACGAGACGGTGGTGGACGTCCGCGTCTCGCTGCATCCGCGGCGGGAGGTGGCGGGGATCGGGCTGGCGCCGCTCACCTCGATGTTCTTCATCGGCGAGAACGACCGCCACCGCTCGGACGATTACCGGCCCGAACTGCACGATTCGGACGGTTTGCTGATGCAGTCGGGGAGCGGGGAGTGGATCTGGCGGCCCCTGCGCAACCCGCAGGAGCGCTGGATCTCCGCGTTCCAGGACCGCGACCCGAAGGGGTTCGGCCTGATGCAGCGCGACCGGGTGTTCGAGAACTACCAGGATCTCGAGGCCTTCTACCACCGGCGGCCGAGCTACTGGGTCGAGCCGCAGGGCGCCTGGGGGGAGGGGGCGGTGCACCTCGTCGAACTGCCCACCGGGAACGAGACCCACGACAACGTCGTCGCCTATTGGCAGCCGCGCCAGCCCCTCGCGGCCGGCCAGGCGGTGGAGCTCTCCTACCTGCTGCGGGCGATCGGCGAATCCGAGAGCCTGCATCCGGGCGCCCGGGTCGTGAACACCTACGTGGCGCGGCCGGCGGCGAGCGGCGGCCCGGCCGAGGCGCCCGACCCGCTGAGCCGGCGCTTCCTGATCGACTTCTCGGGCGGCGACCTCGCCTACTGGCTCGGCGACCCGAAGGCGGTCGAGATCGTGCCCTCGACCACGCGGGGGCGGATCGTGGCGACCTCGCTGGTGCCGAACCTGCACGTGAAGGGATTCCGGGCCGCCCTCGACGTGCGGCTCGACGATCCGGGCCAGGCGACCGACCTGCGGGCCTTCCTGCGGGCCGGCGGGCGCACCCTCTCGGAGACCTGGACCTTCCCGTGGAAGGCCGCGTGA
- a CDS encoding type III PLP-dependent enzyme, protein MTDRIRDFLRARRDLGRDEGPVMVLDLDVVRDNYHAFARALPDTRVFYAVKANPAPEVLGLLASLGSCFDTASVAEIQMALAAGATADRISFGNTIKKERCIARALALGVRLFAVDCEAEVEKIARAAACADVAPEEVQVFCRILCDGAGAEWPLSRKFGCVPDMAVDVLEHAHRQGLRAYGVSFHVGSQQGNTEAWDGALASAAMIFRECAERGIALAMVNLGGGFPTKYLKEVPGVESYGGAIFRALTKHFGNRMPETIIEPGRGMVGNAGIIEAEVILVSKKSEAADEVRWVYLDIGKFGGLAETMDESIRYRIRTDHDEDRMVPCVLAGPTCDSADVLYEKIPYPLPVSLSIGDKVLIEGAGAYTTTYAAVAFNGFPPLQSYVI, encoded by the coding sequence ATGACCGATCGCATCCGCGATTTCCTGCGCGCTCGCCGTGACCTCGGCCGTGACGAGGGGCCGGTGATGGTCCTCGACCTCGACGTCGTGCGCGACAATTACCACGCCTTCGCCCGCGCCCTGCCCGACACCCGCGTCTTCTACGCCGTGAAGGCGAATCCGGCGCCGGAGGTGCTCGGCCTGCTGGCCTCGCTCGGCTCCTGCTTCGACACCGCCTCGGTGGCCGAGATTCAGATGGCGCTCGCCGCCGGCGCCACCGCCGACCGCATCTCCTTCGGCAACACCATCAAGAAGGAGCGCTGCATCGCCCGCGCCCTCGCGCTCGGCGTGCGCCTGTTCGCGGTGGATTGCGAGGCGGAGGTCGAGAAGATCGCCCGCGCGGCCGCTTGCGCCGACGTGGCGCCCGAGGAGGTGCAGGTGTTCTGCCGCATCCTCTGCGACGGGGCCGGCGCCGAGTGGCCGCTCTCGCGCAAGTTCGGCTGCGTGCCCGACATGGCGGTCGACGTGCTGGAGCACGCGCACCGGCAGGGCCTGCGCGCCTACGGCGTCTCCTTCCACGTCGGCTCGCAGCAGGGCAATACGGAAGCCTGGGACGGGGCGCTGGCCTCGGCCGCGATGATCTTCCGGGAATGCGCCGAGCGCGGCATCGCGCTCGCGATGGTCAATCTCGGCGGCGGCTTCCCGACCAAGTACCTCAAGGAGGTGCCGGGCGTGGAATCCTACGGTGGCGCGATCTTCCGGGCGCTCACCAAGCACTTCGGCAACCGCATGCCGGAGACGATCATCGAGCCGGGCCGCGGCATGGTCGGCAACGCGGGCATCATCGAGGCGGAGGTCATCCTCGTCTCGAAGAAGTCCGAGGCCGCCGACGAGGTGCGCTGGGTCTACCTGGACATCGGCAAGTTCGGCGGGCTCGCCGAGACGATGGACGAGTCGATCCGCTACCGCATCCGCACCGACCACGACGAGGACCGCATGGTCCCCTGCGTGCTCGCCGGACCGACCTGCGATTCGGCGGACGTGCTCTACGAGAAGATCCCCTACCCGCTGCCCGTGTCGCTCTCCATCGGCGACAAGGTGCTGATCGAGGGGGCCGGCGCCTACACCACCACCTACGCGGCGGTGGCGTTCAACGGCTTCCCGCCGCTGCAATCCTACGTGATCTGA
- a CDS encoding glutathione binding-like protein, with protein sequence MIDLYYWTTPNGHKVTLFLEETGLPYTIKPVNIGKGEQFQADFLKIAPNNRIPAIVDHAPADGGAPVSLFESGAILLYLAEKTGRFIPGELRGRAEVLQWLFWQMGGLGPMAGQNHHFVQYAPEPIPYAIDRYVNETNRLYGVLDRRLADRTFVAGEEYSIADMAIYPWIVPHERQRQNLDAHPHLKRWFSAIAERPATKAAYARAAEINQQPTMSEEAKTIMFGQTAANTKR encoded by the coding sequence ATGATCGACCTCTACTACTGGACGACGCCGAACGGTCACAAGGTGACGCTGTTCCTGGAAGAGACCGGCCTGCCCTACACCATCAAGCCCGTGAACATCGGCAAGGGCGAACAGTTCCAGGCGGACTTCCTCAAGATCGCGCCCAACAACCGGATCCCGGCCATCGTCGATCACGCGCCCGCGGATGGCGGCGCGCCGGTGTCGCTGTTCGAGTCGGGCGCGATCCTGCTCTACCTCGCGGAGAAGACCGGGCGCTTCATCCCGGGCGAGCTGCGCGGCCGGGCCGAGGTGCTGCAATGGCTGTTCTGGCAGATGGGCGGGCTCGGGCCGATGGCGGGCCAGAACCACCACTTCGTCCAGTACGCCCCCGAGCCGATCCCCTACGCGATCGACCGCTACGTCAACGAGACCAACCGGCTCTACGGCGTCCTCGACCGGCGCCTGGCCGACCGGACCTTCGTGGCGGGCGAGGAATACAGCATCGCCGACATGGCGATCTATCCCTGGATCGTGCCGCACGAGCGCCAGCGCCAGAACCTCGACGCGCACCCGCACCTGAAGCGCTGGTTCTCGGCCATCGCCGAGCGCCCGGCCACCAAGGCCGCCTACGCCAGGGCCGCCGAGATCAACCAGCAGCCGACGATGTCGGAGGAGGCCAAGACGATCATGTTCGGCCAGACCGCCGCCAACACGAAGCGCTGA
- a CDS encoding homospermidine synthase, translated as MTDWPVHGHISGPIVMIGFGSIGRGTLPLIERHFTYDKARFTVVEPSDAHKALAERHGLRFAQVALTRDNYREVLTPLLTEGGGQGFCVNLSVDTSSRDIMELCREIGALYIDTVAEPWPGFYFDKNAGPGDRTNYALREQILDARRRRPGGTTAVSCCGANPGMVSWFVKQALLNVAADLGLSVEEPRTREGWAALMREVGVRGIHIAERDTQRAKSEKPMGVFVNTWSVEGFVSEGNQPAELGWGTHETWMPENARTHAGDAPAIYLLQPGADTRVRSWTPTAQAQFGFLVTHNEAISIADYYSVREGGKVVYRPTCHYAYHPCNEAVLSLHEMFGQAGRVQEKHHILDENEIVDGIDELGVLLYGHGRNAYWYGSQLSIEETRAIAPYQNATGLQVTSAVLAGMVWALENPEAGIVEADEVDFRRCLEVQLPYLGPVVGVYTDWTPLADRPGLFPENIDASDPWQFRNVLVQR; from the coding sequence ATGACCGACTGGCCCGTCCACGGCCATATCAGCGGCCCCATCGTGATGATCGGCTTCGGGTCGATCGGACGCGGCACCCTGCCGCTGATCGAGCGCCACTTCACCTACGACAAGGCGCGCTTCACGGTCGTGGAACCCTCCGACGCGCACAAGGCCCTGGCCGAGCGGCACGGGCTGCGCTTCGCGCAGGTGGCGCTCACCCGCGACAATTACCGCGAGGTGCTCACCCCCCTCCTCACCGAGGGCGGCGGCCAGGGCTTCTGCGTCAACCTCTCGGTCGATACCTCCTCGCGCGACATCATGGAACTGTGCCGGGAGATCGGCGCGCTCTACATCGACACCGTCGCCGAGCCGTGGCCGGGCTTCTACTTCGACAAGAATGCCGGCCCGGGCGACCGCACCAACTACGCGCTGCGCGAGCAGATCCTCGACGCGCGCCGGCGCAGGCCGGGCGGCACGACCGCGGTGTCCTGCTGCGGCGCCAATCCCGGCATGGTGTCCTGGTTCGTCAAGCAGGCCCTCCTCAACGTCGCGGCCGATCTCGGCCTCTCGGTCGAGGAGCCCAGGACCCGCGAGGGCTGGGCGGCGCTGATGCGCGAGGTCGGGGTCAGGGGCATCCACATCGCCGAGCGCGACACCCAGCGCGCCAAGTCCGAGAAGCCGATGGGCGTGTTCGTGAACACGTGGTCGGTCGAGGGCTTCGTCTCGGAGGGCAACCAGCCGGCCGAGCTCGGCTGGGGCACCCACGAGACCTGGATGCCGGAGAATGCCCGCACCCATGCGGGGGACGCGCCGGCGATCTACCTGCTCCAGCCCGGCGCCGACACCCGCGTGCGCTCCTGGACCCCGACCGCCCAGGCTCAGTTCGGCTTCCTCGTCACCCACAACGAGGCGATCTCGATCGCCGACTATTACTCGGTGCGCGAGGGCGGCAAGGTCGTCTACCGGCCGACCTGCCACTACGCCTACCATCCCTGCAACGAGGCGGTGCTCTCGCTGCACGAGATGTTCGGCCAGGCCGGCCGCGTGCAGGAGAAGCACCACATCCTCGACGAGAACGAGATCGTCGACGGCATCGACGAGCTCGGCGTGCTCCTCTACGGCCACGGCAGGAACGCCTACTGGTACGGCTCCCAGCTCTCCATCGAGGAGACGCGGGCCATCGCGCCGTACCAGAACGCCACCGGCCTGCAGGTGACCTCGGCGGTGCTCGCCGGCATGGTCTGGGCGCTGGAGAACCCGGAGGCCGGCATCGTCGAGGCGGACGAGGTCGATTTCCGCCGCTGCCTGGAGGTCCAGCTGCCCTATCTGGGGCCCGTCGTCGGGGTCTACACCGACTGGACGCCGCTGGCCGACCGTCCCGGGCTGTTCCCGGAGAATATCGACGCGAGCGATCCCTGGCAGTTCCGCAACGTGCTGGTGCAGCGCTGA
- a CDS encoding SHOCT domain-containing protein, whose translation MLDLSAIAARHGVSVDAARHLAEALAQGGGTAAQFNHPDLGGMGQWSSGGMIMIGDMFNAGLKARVAALCADLAPIAGRLAAPAGWWPAELGHPASAGSQNGLRYAYFPDTRRLAVEAGGQLAVYDTGEHRIGGVSQQQGGASSLLFTSQFGPVRPEDLPLVSGGAAQAPAPPVPAPPQLQVQGWAQPAPPPAAPQAPPAAPQAEPPIPAPAPAAAAVPAAAGDPLALIERLAELHRKGVLTEAEFTTKKSELLGRL comes from the coding sequence ATGCTCGACCTCTCCGCGATCGCCGCCCGCCACGGGGTGAGCGTCGACGCCGCCCGCCACCTCGCCGAGGCGCTCGCGCAGGGCGGCGGGACGGCCGCGCAGTTCAACCACCCGGACCTTGGCGGGATGGGGCAATGGTCGTCCGGCGGCATGATCATGATCGGCGACATGTTCAATGCCGGCCTCAAGGCCCGCGTCGCCGCGCTCTGCGCCGACCTCGCCCCGATCGCCGGGAGGCTGGCGGCGCCGGCCGGCTGGTGGCCCGCCGAGCTCGGCCACCCGGCCTCGGCCGGGTCGCAGAACGGGCTGCGCTACGCCTACTTCCCCGACACGCGCCGCCTCGCCGTGGAGGCGGGAGGGCAGCTCGCCGTCTACGACACCGGCGAGCACCGGATCGGCGGCGTGTCGCAGCAGCAGGGCGGCGCGTCCTCGCTGCTCTTCACGAGCCAGTTCGGCCCGGTGCGCCCGGAGGATCTCCCGCTGGTGAGCGGCGGCGCGGCGCAGGCCCCCGCGCCGCCGGTCCCCGCGCCGCCGCAGCTGCAGGTCCAGGGATGGGCGCAGCCGGCTCCCCCTCCGGCGGCCCCGCAGGCCCCTCCGGCGGCCCCGCAGGCCGAACCGCCGATTCCGGCCCCCGCGCCGGCGGCGGCCGCGGTGCCCGCCGCGGCGGGCGATCCGCTAGCCCTGATCGAGCGCCTCGCCGAACTGCACCGCAAGGGCGTGCTGACCGAGGCGGAGTTCACCACCAAGAAGAGCGAGCTGCTCGGGCGGCTGTGA
- a CDS encoding spore photoproduct lyase family protein: MAIDTIYLEPAVEAYRRGREIRARFPEARRIPVRSHWAIPELHGNAGAAEEWLRIKRSTLVLGVKKGLGLRPNGRSAHFIAPSSSNGCAMACAYCYVPRRKGFANPITLFANTEEIAAAIARHAARQGPLPAPDQIDESCVVYDIGENGDLSVDALACDTLRDLVALFRALPYAKGSFATKFVNRDLLDYAPAGKTRIRFSLMPERVARVVDVRTSRMAERIASIDDFVRAGYEVHVNFSPVILYEGWEADWRDLFRALDAGIGAAARAQLAAEIIFLTHNAALHAVNLRWHPRAEEWLWRPDIQETKRSEGGQENLRYRSAWKGRWLARFRALLAAELPSCRVRYAF, translated from the coding sequence CTGGCCATCGATACGATCTACCTGGAGCCCGCCGTCGAGGCGTACCGGCGGGGCCGCGAGATCCGCGCGCGCTTCCCCGAGGCGCGCCGCATCCCGGTGCGGTCGCACTGGGCGATCCCCGAGCTGCACGGCAATGCCGGCGCCGCCGAGGAGTGGCTGCGGATCAAGCGCAGCACCCTGGTGCTCGGGGTCAAGAAGGGGCTCGGCCTGCGCCCGAACGGGCGCAGCGCCCATTTCATCGCGCCGTCGAGTTCGAACGGGTGCGCGATGGCCTGCGCCTACTGCTACGTGCCCCGCCGCAAGGGCTTCGCCAACCCGATCACGCTCTTCGCGAACACGGAGGAGATCGCCGCGGCGATCGCGCGCCACGCCGCGCGCCAGGGTCCCCTCCCGGCCCCGGATCAGATCGACGAAAGCTGCGTCGTCTACGACATCGGCGAGAACGGCGACCTCTCAGTGGACGCCCTCGCCTGCGACACCCTGCGCGACCTCGTCGCCCTGTTCCGCGCGCTTCCGTACGCGAAGGGCTCCTTCGCGACCAAGTTCGTGAACCGCGACCTCCTGGATTACGCGCCGGCCGGCAAGACGCGGATCCGCTTCTCGCTCATGCCGGAGCGCGTCGCGCGGGTCGTCGACGTGCGCACCTCGCGGATGGCCGAGCGCATCGCGTCGATCGACGACTTCGTGCGCGCCGGCTACGAGGTCCACGTCAACTTCTCGCCCGTGATCCTGTACGAGGGCTGGGAGGCGGATTGGCGCGACCTGTTCCGGGCCCTCGACGCGGGGATCGGCGCCGCCGCGCGGGCCCAGCTCGCCGCCGAGATCATCTTCCTGACCCACAATGCGGCGCTGCACGCGGTCAACCTGCGCTGGCATCCGCGGGCCGAGGAATGGCTGTGGCGCCCCGACATCCAGGAGACCAAGCGCTCCGAGGGCGGCCAGGAGAACCTGCGCTACCGGAGCGCCTGGAAGGGGCGCTGGCTGGCGCGGTTCCGGGCGCTCCTCGCCGCCGAACTCCCCTCCTGCCGGGTCCGCTACGCCTTCTGA
- a CDS encoding class I SAM-dependent methyltransferase: MFRGTERFGSSRIRDRAVKYIDNIEDLIRALDEGLAVRRSDIQKGSEILSQVMFVPPDEMRRELSQYAIGTQSYYEAQLRLIYEPIAGRRHELNFEGHDTVNFDAMTAFPFGGGPSDAAYWEICYAHLIQMASLSRGSRVLEIGFGAGGLAELMVRCGLDVTAVEVRQSNCDYLEQRVKSFGGTVDARAGEVEHMTFDKEFDAIVFYESFHHMPSPWGIVRQLRNHLSAEGVFIFGAEPICDDDDPVVPFPWGFRMDGGALSAIRDVGWVEFGFQRSYFLDNLTRLGFDTVHRALPGYHHASVWIAKQNVVNLLKSMKAERRYR, translated from the coding sequence ATGTTCCGCGGCACCGAGAGATTCGGATCGTCCAGGATCAGGGATCGTGCTGTGAAATATATTGATAATATAGAAGATTTGATTCGCGCTCTTGATGAAGGATTGGCGGTGCGGAGGTCCGATATCCAAAAAGGATCCGAGATCCTGTCTCAAGTTATGTTCGTTCCGCCGGACGAGATGCGGCGCGAATTGTCTCAATATGCCATCGGAACGCAATCATACTATGAGGCTCAGCTCAGGCTTATCTATGAACCGATCGCCGGGAGGCGGCATGAATTGAATTTTGAGGGGCATGATACGGTAAATTTCGATGCTATGACCGCGTTTCCGTTTGGGGGCGGACCGAGCGACGCAGCATATTGGGAGATCTGTTATGCTCACCTGATCCAGATGGCCTCGTTGAGCCGCGGCAGCAGGGTGCTTGAGATCGGTTTCGGCGCCGGCGGCCTAGCGGAACTCATGGTGAGGTGCGGCCTCGACGTGACCGCCGTCGAGGTGCGTCAGAGCAATTGCGACTACCTGGAGCAGCGCGTCAAGAGCTTCGGCGGGACGGTGGACGCCCGTGCCGGCGAGGTCGAACACATGACGTTCGACAAAGAGTTCGACGCGATCGTCTTCTACGAGTCGTTTCACCACATGCCGTCGCCGTGGGGGATCGTGCGCCAACTTAGGAACCATCTGTCCGCGGAGGGTGTGTTCATCTTCGGCGCCGAGCCGATCTGCGACGACGACGATCCGGTGGTCCCCTTCCCCTGGGGATTTCGCATGGACGGTGGCGCTCTCAGCGCCATCAGGGATGTCGGATGGGTCGAGTTCGGGTTTCAGCGCAGCTACTTCTTGGACAACCTCACCCGACTCGGCTTCGACACGGTTCACCGCGCGCTTCCCGGCTACCATCACGCGAGCGTTTGGATCGCCAAGCAGAACGTCGTCAATCTGCTGAAATCGATGAAGGCCGAGCGGCGCTACCGCTGA
- a CDS encoding GNAT family N-acetyltransferase produces the protein MIQIRDERATDIAAREQLLDTCFGEARFTKTCERLREGRLPAEGLALVAEQDGRLVGTVCLWDVAAGPRRPALMLGPLAVEPGLQGLGVGGTLMRAALARAAALGHRAVILVGDAPYYARFGFAAGAVGALWLPGPYARERFLGLDLAPGALAGAAGLVQATGRPAPAPDLAALVAAEAARPLALAA, from the coding sequence GTGATCCAGATCCGCGACGAGCGCGCCACCGACATCGCCGCCCGCGAGCAGCTCCTCGACACCTGCTTCGGCGAGGCGCGCTTCACCAAGACCTGCGAGCGCCTGCGCGAGGGCCGCCTGCCGGCCGAGGGCCTCGCCCTCGTGGCCGAGCAGGACGGGCGCCTCGTCGGCACGGTGTGCCTGTGGGACGTGGCGGCCGGCCCGCGCCGCCCGGCCCTGATGCTGGGCCCGCTCGCCGTGGAGCCGGGCCTGCAGGGCCTCGGCGTCGGGGGGACGCTGATGCGCGCGGCGCTGGCGCGCGCCGCCGCCCTCGGCCACCGGGCCGTGATCCTGGTCGGGGACGCGCCCTACTACGCCCGCTTCGGCTTCGCGGCCGGGGCGGTGGGCGCCCTCTGGCTGCCGGGCCCCTACGCCCGGGAGCGCTTCCTCGGGCTGGACTTGGCGCCGGGAGCGCTCGCCGGCGCGGCAGGCCTCGTCCAGGCGACCGGCCGGCCGGCGCCGGCGCCGGACCTCGCCGCGCTGGTGGCGGCGGAGGCCGCGCGGCCGCTCGCGCTGGCGGCGTGA
- a CDS encoding Uma2 family endonuclease, which produces MSLALRREPRMRFAEFLNLIRARPDEERWELLDGEPVLMAPPTGRHQQIVMNLGRHLAELAERRGCRALPGLGLHNDAVDDFAPVPDLVVRCGPLLQDGYARDPILVAEVLSPSTMHEDRGRKAAFYQSLQTLRAFLIVYQDETRVEVWSRGNGPDWTKRALGGGDAIDLPDLGGSLPVASLYAGLHT; this is translated from the coding sequence ATGTCCCTCGCGCTGCGCCGCGAGCCGCGCATGCGGTTCGCCGAATTCCTGAACCTGATCCGGGCGCGCCCCGACGAGGAACGCTGGGAACTCCTCGACGGCGAGCCCGTGCTGATGGCGCCCCCGACGGGGCGCCACCAGCAGATCGTGATGAATCTCGGCCGACACCTCGCCGAGCTGGCCGAGCGGCGCGGCTGCCGCGCCCTGCCGGGACTCGGGCTGCACAACGACGCCGTGGACGATTTCGCGCCGGTGCCGGACCTCGTCGTGCGCTGCGGCCCGCTCCTCCAGGACGGCTACGCCCGCGATCCGATCCTGGTGGCGGAGGTGCTGTCGCCCTCGACCATGCACGAAGACCGCGGACGCAAGGCCGCGTTCTACCAGTCGCTCCAGACGCTGCGGGCCTTCCTGATCGTCTACCAGGACGAGACGCGGGTGGAGGTCTGGTCGCGGGGCAACGGGCCGGACTGGACCAAGCGGGCGCTCGGCGGGGGCGACGCGATCGACCTGCCGGATCTCGGCGGGAGCCTGCCCGTCGCCTCCCTGTATGCCGGCCTCCACACCTGA
- a CDS encoding GNAT family N-acetyltransferase, giving the protein MEGRVSRGVTVRPATPADLDALVALEAATFATDRAERRAIRHAIGSPTISLLVALDGPVLVGAATLERRRTSRRARLSSIAVAPARAGTGLGRLLLDAAEAEARRHGCTRLRLEVREDNGPGIRLYERAGYVRFETVPDYYEDGTTAWRYEKVLAPREEAADPA; this is encoded by the coding sequence GTGGAAGGCCGCGTGAGCCGGGGCGTGACGGTCCGCCCGGCGACGCCCGCCGATCTCGACGCGCTCGTCGCCCTGGAGGCGGCCACCTTCGCGACCGACCGGGCGGAGCGGCGGGCGATCCGGCACGCCATCGGCTCGCCGACGATCTCGCTCCTCGTCGCCCTCGACGGGCCGGTGCTGGTGGGGGCCGCCACGCTGGAGCGCCGGCGCACCAGCCGGCGGGCGCGCCTGAGTTCCATCGCGGTGGCGCCCGCCCGGGCCGGGACCGGGCTCGGCCGCCTCCTCCTCGACGCCGCCGAGGCGGAGGCGCGCCGCCACGGCTGCACCCGCCTGCGCCTGGAGGTGCGCGAGGATAACGGCCCGGGCATCCGCCTCTACGAGCGGGCGGGCTACGTCCGCTTCGAGACGGTGCCGGATTACTACGAGGACGGCACCACGGCCTGGCGCTACGAGAAGGTGCTGGCGCCGCGGGAGGAGGCCGCGGACCCGGCATGA
- a CDS encoding glycosyltransferase: MLVLNELPFLEINVPLLVSLLDELIIVDMGSTDGSRDFISTTNSIPAKLVDYPRSNLFRFGFAHARNYGAGYARGDWIFSIDADEIILDDALRAAVSSCDHQTNCLLVERKNYKLNPELKLSEPRAIVRSAEYSVEHHKRIYRNVSSLEYRGIVHEELHENGVSPVVNQKYTDLTLHHLSAYRPGNDSNEKHLLYSYLLMKAYHYKSFRAGMNDWYFKEYIPKYFQDINHMAVAFADANGLERYDADPVPLGRAAG, from the coding sequence ATGCTGGTTCTGAATGAGCTTCCTTTCTTAGAAATCAACGTTCCTCTATTGGTGTCTTTGCTGGACGAGCTCATCATTGTCGATATGGGCTCAACCGACGGCAGCAGAGATTTCATCAGCACAACCAACAGCATTCCTGCCAAGCTGGTTGATTATCCAAGGTCAAACCTCTTTCGATTCGGCTTCGCCCACGCGAGAAACTATGGCGCCGGATACGCCCGCGGCGACTGGATCTTCTCGATCGACGCCGACGAGATCATCCTGGACGACGCCCTGCGCGCGGCCGTGAGCTCCTGCGATCACCAGACGAATTGCCTCCTGGTCGAGAGAAAAAACTATAAACTAAACCCAGAACTCAAATTATCGGAGCCGCGCGCGATCGTCCGCTCGGCAGAATATTCCGTTGAACATCATAAAAGAATCTACAGAAACGTTTCTTCTTTAGAATATAGAGGAATCGTGCACGAGGAACTGCATGAGAACGGCGTCAGCCCCGTCGTCAATCAAAAGTACACCGACCTGACATTACATCACCTTTCAGCTTACCGCCCCGGGAATGATTCGAACGAGAAGCATCTACTCTACAGTTATTTATTAATGAAAGCATATCATTACAAGAGTTTCCGAGCCGGAATGAACGATTGGTATTTTAAAGAATACATTCCGAAATATTTCCAAGACATCAACCACATGGCAGTCGCCTTCGCCGACGCGAATGGACTGGAACGCTACGACGCCGATCCTGTCCCCCTCGGCCGGGCGGCGGGATGA
- a CDS encoding ETC complex I subunit codes for MPSARIYKPAKDPSQSGMARTKQWVLEFDQTAPRETDPLMGWTSSSDMLQQVRLEFDTREEAVAYATREGIAYRLEEPKPLLRKGLSYADNFKYNRTAPWTH; via the coding sequence ATGCCGAGCGCCCGCATCTACAAGCCCGCCAAGGATCCGTCCCAGTCCGGCATGGCCCGGACCAAGCAGTGGGTGCTGGAATTCGACCAGACCGCCCCGCGCGAGACCGATCCGCTGATGGGCTGGACCTCGTCGTCCGACATGCTCCAGCAGGTGCGCCTGGAATTCGACACGCGCGAGGAGGCGGTCGCCTACGCCACCCGCGAGGGCATCGCCTACCGCCTCGAAGAGCCCAAGCCCCTGCTGCGCAAGGGCCTCTCCTACGCGGACAATTTCAAGTACAACCGCACCGCGCCCTGGACCCACTGA